In Halarcobacter mediterraneus, the genomic stretch TGAGATATACCAAATTAAAGTTCTTTCCTCTTTAAAACCTGTTCTATATATTGAGTAAAAAAAGAAGATAAATAATAAAGGAGAAAATATTGAAGCATAAATTGCAAAAGTATCAACTAAAAAACCTTTTGGTTTTCCTTGTGTATCAAAACCATAAATTCCCATAGAAATTCCAAAAAGAATTAAAGATGATATTAATAATGTATTATCTCTTTCTTTAAGAGAATAAAAGAATAAAGCTAAAAAGAAAATTGCAAAAGAGTTATCTATAAATAAAAAGAAAATTAATAATAAGTAGCAATGCTTTTTAGTTAATTTATATACATATAAATACAGTAAAATAAAAAAAGTTGTAATAATTGCACTATTAACAAGTAATGAAGCACTAAGTAGTCCTGGTAAAACACAGAAAACTGCTAAATTAACATATCTATCTATCTCTTTTTTAAAAAAGTTTTCTGTTAATTTATACATTAATCCCATTGATAATATATATAACAATAAAAAAGGTAGTCTTAAAGCCAAATCATTTTGACCAAATAATGAGGTAGAAAAATTTGTGATTATACTTAAAAGAGAGTTATTTATAAAAAAATTTACTGCCTCTTTATAAGAAATACTAAGTGAATTTGCATTGTAAACTAGTGCACAAACAACAAGAAAGTAAAAAAATAAAAATATATATTTGTATGCACTAGATTTTATTATCATAATTTTAAGAAATTGTCTAAAATTTTATGACCATATTCACTCATTATAGATTCAGGATGAAATTGTACTCCATAAATATCTTTATCTTTAATTTCTAAAGACATAATTTCATTATCATCAGTACTATAAGAAGTAGGAATTATAATTTCAGGTAAATTATTCTTTTCTACAATTAAAGAATGGTATCTTGTCTGAATAAACTCATTAGGTAATGTACTAAAAATCTTTGTATTATTTTTAACTTTTATTGTTGAAGTTTTTCCATGCATCATATTTTGAGCACAAATAACTTTTCCACCAAATACTTGGGCAATACTTTGATGTCCTAAGCAAATACCTAAGATTGGTTTTTTATCAGCAAAATATTTTATAACATCTAAACAAATACCTGCTTCATCTGGTGTTGATGGACCTGGAGATATTATTATCTTTTCAGGGTTTAGTTTTTCTATTTCTTCTACACTTAATTCATCATTTCTTATCACTTTTAAATCTGCACCTAATTCTAAACAATATTGAACTATATTATATGTAAATGAATCATAATTATCAATCATTAAAATCATTAAAAATACTCCTGTTTTTAGAAGATTTATTATAGCAATAATATGATTAAATATTTATGGATTATATTTTATCTTTTTTTGATATAATTTTTCAATGTATTATTTTAAAATAATTTTTATATCATTTTTTATATTTTTTTATAATTTAAATGCGAAAGAAAACGATAAAGTCTTTATACAATTAGATTGGTTACATCAATTTCAATTTGCAGGATATTATATGGCAAAAGAAAAAGGTTTTTTTGCAGAAGAAAACCTTGATGTAGAAATAAATGAATTTTCAGATAATAGTAATATTGTAGAAAAAGTTTTGAATACAAAGAATACTTATGCTGTAGGAAAATCATCATTAGTAATTGATAGACTTGAAGGTAAAAAAATTTTACTATTAGCTGCTATTTATCAAACTTCTCCAATGGTACTTATTTCATTAAAATCAAATATTAACAAAATAAAAGATTTAAAAAACAAGAGTGTAATGTTAACAGACGATGCTAAAACTGCCGCAGCAATAAACTCAATGATAATATCACAAGGAATTAATTTAAATAATATAAATTTTCAAGAGCACTCGTTCAATATTGATGACTTAATTAATAAAAAAATTCATGCTATGGGCTGTTATCTATCAAATGAACCTTATTATTTAAAACAAAAAAACATAGATTTCAGAATTTATAACCCTAGTGAATATGGTTTTAATTTTTATGGAGGAATTTTTTTTACTTCCCAAAAAGAATTAGAAGAAAACCCTTTAAGGGTAAAAAAAATATATAAATCTATTTTAAAAGGTTGGCAATATGCATTTAATAATATAGAAGAAACTGCAAAAATTATTTATGAAAAATATAATACACAACAGAAAAATTTAAATGCACTTATCTATGAAGGAAAAGTCTTAAAAAAACTAGCGAAGTTTGAAGAAGGAGAACTAGGTAATATAACTTTAGATAAAATTGAAGAAATAAAAAGACTTTATTTATTATTAGGATTAACAAATAGTACAATAAATTACAAATTGAATGATTTAATTTATAAACCAAATAAACTTAGTTTGAACTCTAAAGAAATTAATTATTTAAAAAACAATACAATAACTTTAATTTCTAACTCAAATTTTCCACCTTTTACAATTAATAAACATGGTAAAATATCAGGTTTAGAAATTGATTACTGGCAATTAATAAACAAGAAAATTAATAGTATTAATTCTATAAAGATAATAAATAATAATAAAAAAGCAAATGAAGTTATAAAAAGAAATTTCTCTTCTGCAAAGTTTGCTTTTGGAAAAATTGATTATGATAATGAAGAAACTTCAATAAGCTACAGTATTGATAGAATTAAAATTGCAATGGCTACATTAATTGATAAACCTTATGTTTCCTCTGTAAAAGAGTTGAAAAATAAACAAATTGCCATAATTAAAGGCGCTATATATGCAGAAGAGTTTAAAAACAAACATCCTTTTCTTGAATATACTGAAGTTAAAGATATAAATGAGGGCTTCGAACTTTTACAAAAAAATAAAGTTTATGGTTTTATAAGTAAATTGCCTGCACTTTCATATAATATTACAAAAAATATTATCCCTAATGCAAAAATTACAGGAATTTTTGAGGATTCCTATGATTTAAGACTACAAATTAATAAAGAGAATAAAATATTATATAATATATTAAACAAAGCAGTTTCTACTATTAGTGAACAAGAAAGAAAAAAAATAAGGGATAAGTATAACTCCATAATTTATGAGCCACAAAAAGATTATTCTTGGATTTATAAAGTGATTTTCTTCTTGTTGATAGTTATTATTGTAATAATTTTAAATAATAGAAAGTTAAATAAAGAAATAAAAAAAAGGAAACTAGCAGAAAAAGAACTCTTTAAAATTGCAAATTTTGATGGCCTTACTAATATTTATAATAGAAGAAAGATTGAATCAATTCTTAATTTAGAGTTAAATAGAGCCAAAAGATACAAAAGAGCCTTATCTTTAATCTTTTTTGATATAGATAATTTTAAATTAATAAATGATGAATTGGGTCATTCATTAGAAGATGAAGTTTTAGAAAAAATATCTATTTTAGTAAAGGACACCGTGAGAAAAACTGATTTTTTTGGAAGATGGGGAGGAGAAGAATTTATAATTATTCTACCTGAAACAAAAAAAGAACAAGCAAAAGTAGTAGCTTATTTATTAAAAGAAAAAATTGCAAACTTTGATTTTGAAATAGATAGAAAAGTTACTTGTAGTTTTGGAGTATCTCAATTTGAAGAATCAGATTGTGCAGACTCTTTATTAACAAGAGCTGACAATGCGATGTATGATGTAAAAAGAAATGGAAAGAATGAAGTTAAAGTAGTCTAACTACTTTAACTTTTTATAATTGATATTTTTTAATAAACTCATCTGAAATATCTAAAATACCTCTTTGTTTTAGACTATCAAGAACTTCTCTTGAACAATCAACATCATCAGGCCATCTTCTTTTAAAATTATCAAATTCGTTTTTATTTGTACCATCTAGACAAATAGTACTATTTTCAATATATAAATCTCTATTTGAATCAATATTATTTACAACTCTCCATAATAACATATATGGATTATTTACGTCATTTTGATTTTTTGCATCTACTATTATAAGAATTTTAATATTTTCATAAAGAGGTTTTAAACTTTCAAAAACTTCTTTTTGATTTCTTTTTTTATCAACTGTAATAACTGTCAATGGATTTTTTGTATTGGTAAAATACTGTTTTAAATCCTTTACCTCATCAGTTATTTCTTGCATTTTTGCTAACAATTCATCATCTTTTAACAATGTAATTCCAAGCTCTGATACTTCTTCACCTGTACAATCAAGTCCTAGTTTCCCACCTACTGCAAATTTTGGACTTGAGTGGTCAAGTGCATCAACTACACCTCTTGATACTAATAATTCATCAATATCTATTCTATTTAATATATATTCTGCAATTGCTTCGTGTTCTGTTAACTCTGGAGCATCTTCATTTACAAAAATAGCATGTTTTACAAAACTCATCTGCCCTACTCCCCAAAATGCGTGCATCATTTGAGAAGCATGTCCTGGATATAGTGTTTTTATTTTTGCAATAATTAGATTATGGAATACTCCATTTTCAGGCATATAATAATCAATTAAATCAGGAGCAGTTGTTTTAAGTAATGGTAAGAAAATTCTCTCCGTTGCATGCCCCATATATTTATCTTCAAGTGGTGGTTTCCCAACTACTGTTGCTAAATATGTTGGTTCTTTTTTATGAGTAATAGCAGTTACTTCCATAAAAGGATACTCTTCTTCTAATGTATAATATCCTGTATGGTCTCCAAATGGTCCTTCTATTCTTAGTTTACTTGTATCAACAAAACCTTCTATTATAAAGTCATTATCCCTTGGAACATATATATCATTTGTAATTGATTTTACAAGTTGTGCATTTTTATTTTTTACAAAACCATAAAGCATAAGTTCAAAAATACCAATTGGAAGTGGCGCTTGTCCACACCATATATACATAGGATCACCTCCTACTCCGATTGAAACTGGCATCTTCTTCCCAGCTTTTTTATACTCATGGAAAAAGTGATTTGAGTCTTTATGAATTTGCCAGTGCATCCCTAAGGTATTATCATCATATACTTGAAGTCTATACATACCTAAGTTTTTCATTTCACCATTTAATGATGTAGTATAAACTTGTCCCATAGTAATAAAAGGACCACCATCTTGTTCCCAAGTAGTTAATACAGGTAAATCTGAAAGCTTAGCTTCCTTTCCAAGTTTAATTACTTCCTGACACTCACCTTTTCCTTTATTCTTTTTAGGAATAGTATTTTTAAGAGCAAATAACTTTCCAAATCTTGAAAGTTTTTCACTTAAGGTTGTAGGTGGCTTCATTTTTAATAAAGACTCTATCTCACTTCCAATTTTATCTCCATCACCAATAAAAAGTTTTACTGCTTTTTCATTACAAAATACATTCATTAAAACTGGAATATCAAACTTTTTATTGTTTTTTCTATCTACTACATTTGTAAATAATAATGCCTTTGAGTCTTCTTTTTTTACTTCTACATATGCAATGTGAGGTATTTCTAAGTAAATATCCAACTCATCGTCTATGATTCTTAATAAATCATTCTTTTTTAAAATTTCAATAGCTTCTTTCATTTTTCCCTCATAGTAAACTAGTTATTAGTATAAGTTTTATATCATTTTATCATTAAAAAATAGTTTATAATAGAGGTAATATATATGTTTGATGAAATAGTAAATAGAAAAGGAACATCTTGTGCAAAATATGATGCCCTTGAAACATACTTTGGATATTCTGATTTACAACCACTTTGGGTAGCTGATATGGATTTTAAAACTCCTGATATTATAAATGATGCAATCATAAAAAGAGCTCAACATGGTATATATGGATACGCAAAACCTACTGCTAAAACATACAATCTTGTTAAAGAGTGGATGAAAAAAAGACACTCTTGGGAAATTGACACTTCATGGATATCTTTTTGTAATGGAGTTGTACCTGCTTATAGTGCTGCAATTGAAGCTTTTACTGAAGAAGGGGATGAGATCATTGTTCAAACACCAGTTTATTTTCCTCTATTTAACTCTATAAAAAACAATAATAGAAAAGTAGTTAGAAATTCTCTAAAAGAAGATAATGGTTACTATACTATGGACATAGAAGATTTAAAAAATAAAATTACTTCTAAATCTAAAATCTTAGTTTTATGTTCTCCTCATAATCCAGTTGGAAGAGTTTGGAGTAAAGAAGAACTTGAAGAACTAGGAAAAATCTGTATTCAAAATAATCTTTTAATAATAAGTGATGAAATCCATGCTGATTTAGTATTTAAAAAATTTACACCTATGGCATCATTATCAAAAGAAATTTCAAATATTACTTTAACTTTAAATTCTCCTGGAAAAACTTTCAATATTGCTGGATTAAATTGCTCATATGCAATTTGCGAAAACAAAGATATAAAAGAAAAATTTGACAAAGAGATTACAAAAAGAGAATTAGGCTCTGTAAATGTATTTGGATTTACAGCATTAGAAGCTGCATATGAATTTGGTGAAAAATGGTTAGAAGACTTAAAAAAATATCTTAAAAGTAATATTACTTTCACAAAAGATTTTTTAATAAAAAGTAACTCAAAAGTACAATTTTTAGAGCCTGAAGCAACATATCTATTATGGTTAAACTTTAAAATGACAGGCTTATCACATAAAGAAATAAAAAATAAATTATTGGAAGAAGCTAAAATTGCTCTTAATGATGGAAGAAGCTTTGGAGTGGAGGGAGACTCGTATTTTAGGCTAAACTGTGCTCTCCCAAAGATAGAGTTGGAAAGATCATTGAGTAAAATAGTTACAGTTTTTTAGTACTATTTTACTATTAGTATTACAAATCTTCTCACTAAATTCTAATATTTTAAGAATTTTTAACATATGCCCAAATAGTAACTCAAAATATAGTACAATCTATAAAACATTCTAAACAAATGGGATAGATTATGTCGACACATTTAATTCTTTCATCTGTTATTTTTGTTTCTATTGCTTTTATTTTAGTAGGAGTTTTTCTACTAACAAAGTACTTAGGACCAAACAATACACAAGATAAATTAAAAAACACAGTTTACGAAAGTGGTGTTTCCAACCCTGTTGGAACTACAAATATTAGGTTTTCTATTAAGTTTTACTTAGTAGCTATTGGATTCTTATTATTTGATGTAGAAATAATATTTATGTTTCCTTGGGCTGTTAATATAGTTGACCTTGGCTATGCAGGTTTAGTAAAAATGTTTATTTTTATTGGACTACTTTTTGCTGGTCTTATTTATATGTATAAGAAAAAGGCGTTATCATGGGATTAGGAGCTGAAGCTAATTTAGGTGATTCTATAATCACAACTAAACTTGATGAAGCAGTTAACTGGGCTAGATCATACTCAATGTGGCCAATGGCATTTGGTACTGCATGTTGTGGGATTGAATTTATGTCTGTTGCTGCTTCTAAATATGATGTATCAAGATTTGGTGCGGAAGTTGTAAGATTTTCGCCAAGACAAGCAGACTTATTGATTGTTGCAGGAACTATTTCATACAAGCAAGCTCCTGTATTAAAGAAAATTTGGGATCAAATGTGTGAACCTAAGTGGGTTATCTCTATGGGAGCATGTGCATGTTCTGGTGGATTTTATGATAACTATACTACTTTACAAGGAATTGATGAAATTATTCCTGTACATGAATATATTTCAGGTTGTCCTCCAAGACCTGAAGCTGTTTTAGATGCAATTATGAATATTCAGAAAAAATCTTATGATGAATCTATTATCAAAGAAAGAGACCAAAACTTCAAAGGGATTTTAGATGCTTAAAACAGATATGCTCATTGATGCAAAAGATATAAAATCAACGATTACTAGACTTAAAAATGAAGAAGATTATACATTATTATTAGATGTAACTGCAGTTGATTATTTACAATATCCAGATGTTACTCCATCTAGATTTGCAGTTATCTATATTTTAAGAACTAGTGATTTTAAAAAACAAATTTCTATTAAATCATATGTTGATGATAATACTTTAGAAGTAGATTCTATTTCTGATCTTTATTATTCTGCTGATTGGGCAGAGAGAGAAACTTTTGATCAGTATGGAATTAAATTCAAGGGTCATCATAATTTAAAAAGAGTATTAAACCACCATCAATTTGTTGGTCACCCTCTAAGAAAAGATTATGAAATCACTAAAGGCCAAGTTTGTACTGAAACTGAAGACTTGATGGATGAAATGCTTCCTTTACTAAAAAGAAAAGGCTACAGTGAAGATGATATGGAAGAGCTAATGATGTTAAATGTTGGACCTTCTCACCCCGCTTCTCACGGTACAATTAGAAACTTCGTTGCAATGGAAGGGGAAACTATTTCTGCTTGTGTAACTGAAATAGGTTATTTACACAGAGGTTTTGAAAAATCTTGTGAAACTCATAACTACTCTCAAATTATTCCATATACAGATAGACTTAACTATTGTTCTGCCATTTTAAATAATATTGGTTATTCAAAAGCAGTTGAAGAGATGTTAGGTATTGATATTACTCCAAGAGCAAAAATGATTAGAGTAATAATAGGTGAGCTTTCAAGAATTATTGACCACCTTGTTTGTAATGCTGCAAATATGGTTGATTTAGGGGGACTTACTAGTTTATGGTATTTATTTGCTCCAAGAGATAAAGCCTATGATTTATTTTCAAAATTAACAGGGGCTAGACTTACAAACTCATATACAAGAATTGGTGGTTTAGAATATGATTTATATGATGGCTTTGAGCAAGACCTTTCTCAAGTGTTAAAAGATACTGAAAAAGCTATTGAAGATGCCTTATCTTTAATTTTACATAATAGAATTTACCATGATAGAACACAAGATGTAGGTGTAATTGATGCAGAATTTGCTATTAGTGCTGGTATTACTGGTCCTAACTTAAGAGCTGCTGGTGTTGCATATGACATGAGAAAAGATAATCCATATTATGGATATGAAAACTTTGACTTTGATGTTGTTGTTGGTTCACATGGTGATGTTTATGACAGAATGATGTGTAGATTTGAAGAGATGAAACAATCAATTAGAATCATAAGACAAGCAATGAAAGAGCTTCCAGATGGACCACTAAATGTTGACCATCAAGGTATTATTCTTCCTGATAAAAAAGATGTTTATGGAAATATCGAAGGTTTAATGAATCAATTCAAACTAACATTTGAAGGTATCAAAGTTCCTAAGGGTGAATATTATTCAGCAACTGAAGCTGGAAATGGTGAACTTGGATTCTACATCGTAAGTGATGGTTCAGGTATTCCATATAAAGTTAAATGTAGACCACCTTGCTTTTACTCTTTAGGTGCTTATTCAAGAATTGTAGAAGGTGATATGTTAGCTGATGCTATTGTAACAATGGCTAGTATGAACTTTATTGCAGGGGAGTTTGATAGATAATGAGTAAATTTAAATATACAGAAGAAAATGAAAAAGAGTTTGCAAGAATTGCTAAAAAATACCCAAAAATTGATGCAATGATGTTACCTGCATTATGGCTTGTTCAAGAACAAGAAGGATGGGTAAGTCCAGATGCAATGGTTTTTGTAGCTGATAAATTAGGTAAAACTCCAATTGAAGTTTACGAATTTGCAACATTTTATACAATGTTTAATCTAAAACCAATTGGGACATATCATATAGAATTATGTAAAACACTTTCTTGTATGGTAATGGGTGCACCTGAACTTAAAAAATTTGTAAAAGATACTTTAGGTATTGGTCCAGGAGAAACTAGTGAAGATGGAAAATTCCACTTCTCTGAAGTTGAGTGTCAAGGAGCTTGTGGTGGTGCACCAATGATTGCATTAAATAATCAGTACCATGAAAACATGTCTGTTGATAAACTTAAAAAGATTATTGAGGAGTGTAAGTAATGGCAGTTGAATTAGTAAAAATTGTTAGTAAGAACTTTGACATTCCAGATTCTCATAAACTTGAAGTAGCTTTAAAAAATGGAAGATATGAATCTATTGATAAAGCATTTTCTATGCAACCAGATGAAATTACAGAAGAAGTTTGTAAATCAGGTTTAAGGGGTAAAGGTGGTGGTGGTGCTGCCTGTGGACCAAAATGGAAATTAATGCCACCAGTTGATGAAAGACCAAGATATTTAATTGTAAATGGTGATGAATCAGAACCTGGAACATTCAAAGATAGGCAAATTTTCCAATATGATCCACATTTACTGATTGAAGGAATAATTTGTTCTTCATATGCAATCGGTGCCCATGATGCATATATTTATATCAGAGGTGAATATAAATGGTTTATTGATAGATTAAATGAAGCAATAGAAGAAGCATATGAAGCTGGAATCATTGGTGAAAAAGTAATGAATAAATATGATTATAGAATTGACATTACTGTTCATAGAGGTGGTGGAGCTTATATTTGTGGTGAAAAATCTGCTTTAATTGAATCAATAGAAGGTAAAAGAGGTCACCCAAGACTTAAACCACATGGCAAAGAATGTGAATGGTTTTATGGAATGCCTGCAACAGTTAACAATGTTGAAACAATTTCATCTGTTCCTAATATTGTATTAAATGGATATGAGTCATATACAAAATGGGGAACTGAAAAAGCACCTGGTACTATGCTATTTGCTATGAGTGGTCCAGTTAAAAACCCAGGAGTTTATGAACTTCAATATGGTGAAAAAATGATTGATGTTATTAATGACATCGGTGGTGGAATGAAAAATGGAATGAAATTAAAAGCTTTAATTCCAGGTGGTGCTTCATGTCCTATTCTTACAGCCGAAGAAGTAGAAAAAGCATATTTAGATTATGAATCTATGTGGGACATTGGTTCAACACTTGGTACTGGTGGGATGATGATTATCCCTGAAGGTACTTCAATGGTGGATGTGGCTAAAAATTTAATTGAATTTTATCATCATGAATCTTGTGGTCAATGTACTCCTTGTAGAGAAGGAACAGGATGGATAGATAAAACTATCAAAAAAATTCTTGATGGAAATGGTTCAGAAAAAGATCTTGATACTATCATAGATGTATGTGGAACAATGAATGGAAAAACTATTTGTGTGTTTGCACCAGCAGTTAAAGATATTATCCAAAGTATCGTTGAAAAATATAGACATGAATTTGAAGAACATTTTAAAAGCTAAAATATAAGGAGAAAAAATAAAGATGGCAAAAAATACTTTTACACTAACAGATAACAGAAATGGTAAATCTTATGAATATGATGTTTTAAGTGGGACAAGAGGTCCTGATGTATTAGATATTAGAACATTCTATAAAGATTCAGGAATGTTTACTTATGATCCAGGATATACTTCAACAGCATCTTGTGAATCTAAAATTACATTTATTGATGGGGAGAACTCTGAACTAAGATATAGAGGATATGATATTAGAGATTTAGCTGGTAAAAAATCTTATTTAGATGTTTGTCACCTTTTAATGATGGGAAGACTACCTAGCGAAGAAGAGTCAAAAGATTTTGACCTAGAGATTAGACATAGATCTTTCCTAAATGAAGGAATAATTAGACTATTTGATGCCTTACCTGATGGTGCTCACCCAATGGCAACTATGGGTGCTGCAACAATGGCATTATCTGCATTTTATAAAGATCACCTACATTTAGAAGATGAAGAACAATTTAAAACAATGAGAAGAAGAATTCTTGCAAAAATGCCTACTATTGCAGCTATGGCTTATAGAAACTCAATTGGTACTCCATTAATTTATCCTAATGTAAATAAATACTTTACTGAAAACTTCTTATATATGTTAAGAGCTTATCCAGGTGGAACAATGAAATACTTAGGTGATGGTAAAAATGAAGAAATAAGACAAGTTGAAGTTGATGCATTAGATGCAATCTTAACTTTACATGCAGATCATGAACAAAATGCATCTACTACAACAGTTAGAAACGTTGGTTCGACTGAAGCTCACCCTTATGTTGCAATTGCTTCTGGTATTTCTGCACTATGGGGTTCTGCTCATGGTGGTGCTAATGAAAAAGTAATGGATCAATTAAGATTAATTGGTGATGTTAAAAATGTACCAACTTATATTGCAAAAGCAAAAGATAGAAATGATCCATTCAGATTAATGGGATTTGGGCATAGAGTATATAAAAACAGAGACCCTAGAGCAGAAACTCTTAAAAAACTACAAGATAAATTAAGAAAAGAATTAAATTTAGATTCAAGATTATTAGATGTTGCAGCAGCAGTTGAAGAAGCAGCATTAAGTGATGACTATTTTAAAGATAGAGGATTATATCCAAACATTGATTTCTATTCAGGTGTTATTTTAACAGCACTTAAAATTCCTGTAGAAATGTTTACACCAATTTTTGTTATTGGAAGAATTCCAGGATGGATTTCACAATGGTCTGAGTTAAAACAAGATCCTACAGCTAAAATTGCAAGACCAAGACAATTGTATACAGGTAAATAACAAGTGTCAAAAAAGGAGATGACGCACCATGAGTGACTTAGTTAAATTTTCAGTAAATGGGGAAGAACACGAGGCCAAAAAGGGTAGTCTTTTAATAGACACTCTTTTAGACCGAGATATTCATATCCCTCATTTTTGCTACCATCAAGCCTTAGGTAAAGATGGTAATTGTAGAATGTGTATGGTAGAGATTGAAGGTCAAAAAAGACCTCAAATCGCGTGTGATACTCCAGTTAAAGAAGGTATGATTGTAAGAACAAAAGGTGAAAATATCGAAAAAGTTAGAAGAGATATTTTAGAACTTGAACTTATTAATCACCCTATTGACTGCCCTACATGTGACCAAGCAGGAGAGTGTAAATTACAAGATTATTACATGAAATCTGGATTTTATGAATCAAGAATAAATGTAAATCAAAAAGTAACTGCACGAAAAAGAGTTGATTTAGGTTCTAATGTAATGTTAGACCAAGAAAGATGTGTTCTTTGTACAAGATGTGTAAGATTCTGTTCTGACATTACAGGAACAAATGAACTAGGAGTAATTAGTAGAGCAGACCATTCAGTAATTGGTACATTCCCAGGGAGACCTCTTAGTAATCCATATGCAATGAATGTAGTTGATCTTTGCCCAGTGGGAGCATTAACTTCAAAAGATTTTAGATTTAAACAAAGAGTGTGGTTTATGGAATCTTTTAATGCAATTTGTAATGGTTGTTCAAGAGGGTGCAATATTTATGTAGACCATAGAAAAGAAAAATACAAAGATGATCAAATCTTTAGATTTAGACCAAGAGTTAATAAAGAAGTAAATGGTTGGTTCATCTGTGATGAAGGTAGACTTTCATATAAAAATGAAGAAGAAAATAGATTTACAACACCTTTAATAAACTCAGCTGAAACTGTATTTAGTAATACCATCACTGAAGTATATAAAACTTTAACAGAAGAAAAAGATATCCTTTTTGTTTTAGATCCATCTTTATCTTTAGAAGAAATGCAAAATACATGTAAGTTAGCCGAAGTTGTAAAAGCAGAAGTTACAGGTTATTCTCCTCAATATATTGATGAGAGTTTTGGAGATGATTATTTAAAGAAAAATGATAAAAGTCCAAATAGAGCTTCATTTAAAGAGTTAAATATTAATGAATCAGAAGAAGATTTTAAAAATAAAATTGCAAAAGCTAAAACTGTAATTATATTAAATAATAACTACTTCGACCAAAACCTAGAGATTTTAGAGGGTAAAATTGTTATTTCTTGTTTCTCACATAACTGTTTAACAATTTCGAAATCTG encodes the following:
- the nuoD gene encoding NADH dehydrogenase (quinone) subunit D — translated: MLKTDMLIDAKDIKSTITRLKNEEDYTLLLDVTAVDYLQYPDVTPSRFAVIYILRTSDFKKQISIKSYVDDNTLEVDSISDLYYSADWAERETFDQYGIKFKGHHNLKRVLNHHQFVGHPLRKDYEITKGQVCTETEDLMDEMLPLLKRKGYSEDDMEELMMLNVGPSHPASHGTIRNFVAMEGETISACVTEIGYLHRGFEKSCETHNYSQIIPYTDRLNYCSAILNNIGYSKAVEEMLGIDITPRAKMIRVIIGELSRIIDHLVCNAANMVDLGGLTSLWYLFAPRDKAYDLFSKLTGARLTNSYTRIGGLEYDLYDGFEQDLSQVLKDTEKAIEDALSLILHNRIYHDRTQDVGVIDAEFAISAGITGPNLRAAGVAYDMRKDNPYYGYENFDFDVVVGSHGDVYDRMMCRFEEMKQSIRIIRQAMKELPDGPLNVDHQGIILPDKKDVYGNIEGLMNQFKLTFEGIKVPKGEYYSATEAGNGELGFYIVSDGSGIPYKVKCRPPCFYSLGAYSRIVEGDMLADAIVTMASMNFIAGEFDR
- a CDS encoding NADH-quinone oxidoreductase subunit NuoE family protein, with translation MSKFKYTEENEKEFARIAKKYPKIDAMMLPALWLVQEQEGWVSPDAMVFVADKLGKTPIEVYEFATFYTMFNLKPIGTYHIELCKTLSCMVMGAPELKKFVKDTLGIGPGETSEDGKFHFSEVECQGACGGAPMIALNNQYHENMSVDKLKKIIEECK
- a CDS encoding NADH-quinone oxidoreductase subunit A, yielding MSTHLILSSVIFVSIAFILVGVFLLTKYLGPNNTQDKLKNTVYESGVSNPVGTTNIRFSIKFYLVAIGFLLFDVEIIFMFPWAVNIVDLGYAGLVKMFIFIGLLFAGLIYMYKKKALSWD
- the nuoF gene encoding NADH-quinone oxidoreductase subunit NuoF produces the protein MAVELVKIVSKNFDIPDSHKLEVALKNGRYESIDKAFSMQPDEITEEVCKSGLRGKGGGGAACGPKWKLMPPVDERPRYLIVNGDESEPGTFKDRQIFQYDPHLLIEGIICSSYAIGAHDAYIYIRGEYKWFIDRLNEAIEEAYEAGIIGEKVMNKYDYRIDITVHRGGGAYICGEKSALIESIEGKRGHPRLKPHGKECEWFYGMPATVNNVETISSVPNIVLNGYESYTKWGTEKAPGTMLFAMSGPVKNPGVYELQYGEKMIDVINDIGGGMKNGMKLKALIPGGASCPILTAEEVEKAYLDYESMWDIGSTLGTGGMMIIPEGTSMVDVAKNLIEFYHHESCGQCTPCREGTGWIDKTIKKILDGNGSEKDLDTIIDVCGTMNGKTICVFAPAVKDIIQSIVEKYRHEFEEHFKS
- a CDS encoding NADH-quinone oxidoreductase subunit B, producing the protein MGLGAEANLGDSIITTKLDEAVNWARSYSMWPMAFGTACCGIEFMSVAASKYDVSRFGAEVVRFSPRQADLLIVAGTISYKQAPVLKKIWDQMCEPKWVISMGACACSGGFYDNYTTLQGIDEIIPVHEYISGCPPRPEAVLDAIMNIQKKSYDESIIKERDQNFKGILDA
- a CDS encoding MalY/PatB family protein; translated protein: MFDEIVNRKGTSCAKYDALETYFGYSDLQPLWVADMDFKTPDIINDAIIKRAQHGIYGYAKPTAKTYNLVKEWMKKRHSWEIDTSWISFCNGVVPAYSAAIEAFTEEGDEIIVQTPVYFPLFNSIKNNNRKVVRNSLKEDNGYYTMDIEDLKNKITSKSKILVLCSPHNPVGRVWSKEELEELGKICIQNNLLIISDEIHADLVFKKFTPMASLSKEISNITLTLNSPGKTFNIAGLNCSYAICENKDIKEKFDKEITKRELGSVNVFGFTALEAAYEFGEKWLEDLKKYLKSNITFTKDFLIKSNSKVQFLEPEATYLLWLNFKMTGLSHKEIKNKLLEEAKIALNDGRSFGVEGDSYFRLNCALPKIELERSLSKIVTVF